One part of the Pieris napi chromosome 4, ilPieNapi1.2, whole genome shotgun sequence genome encodes these proteins:
- the LOC125048921 gene encoding uncharacterized protein C7orf50 homolog, which translates to MRKIKKNKEKNTQSEIIKDNEIVDTSTNEIEDNAKTVLKSEDYRNKRPLEDHDSDSGSEVKSKKPKKKKKQVAPVEETTENGKKQKKSIRQMKKERHAQRQAEVELAAKDQLKSQCLNYLSQWKHNKQNWKFMKAKQVWLYKNKFSKQLLPENSWPLLLEYFESSQGNIRKMLLDDANKIIKQMDDWTESQGKNSDNETDETNSNKPDDVTYNRARNLIQCLQE; encoded by the coding sequence ATGcgtaaaattaagaaaaataaggaAAAGAACACTCAAagtgaaataattaaagataatGAAATAGTAGATACCTCTACTAATGAAATCGAGGACAATGCGAAAACTGTCCTCAAAAGTGAAGACTATCGTAATAAGAGACCTTTAGAAGATCATGACTCTGATAGTGGTTCAGAAGTAAAGTCTAAGAAACCTaagaaaaagaagaaacaGGTTGCACCAGTTGAAGAAACTACagaaaatggaaagaaacaaaaaaagtcAATACGTCAGATGAAGAAAGAACGGCATGCACAGAGACAGGCTGAAGTTGAATTGGCAGCTAAAGACCAACTGAAATCGCAATGCCTTAATTATTTGTCACAGTGGAAGCATAACAAGCAAAATTGGAAGTTTATGAAAGCTAAACAAGTTTggctttacaaaaataaattttcaaaacaactATTACCTGAGAATTCATGGCCCCTTCTATTGGAGTACTTTGAATCATCTCAAGgcaatataagaaaaatgttacttgatgatgcaaataaaataataaaacaaatggaTGACTGGACAGAGTCTCAAGGTAAAAACAGTGACAATGAAACAGATgaaacaaattcaaataaacCAGATGATGTTACTTATAATAGAGCaagaaatttaatacaatgttTACAAGAATGA
- the LOC125048922 gene encoding thioredoxin, whose product MFTRHATSLIIRNGYFNASTPIFRHLSVTQVNRDIVKIQSPEDFKAKVINSKVPVVVDFFATWCNPCRLLTPRLESIISENKGKIVLAKVDIDEQTDLALDYDISSVPVLVAIKNGKVQERLVGLQDTDKLRKWINQFTSEDSEAKVKT is encoded by the exons atgtttacccGCCACGCTACATCTTTGATTATACGCAATGGGTATTTTAATGCTTCAACACCAATATTCAGACACCTCTCTGTGACCCAGGTGAATAGGGATATCGTGAAGATACAAAGTCCTGAAGATTTCAAAGCTAAAGTTATTAATAGTAAAGTTCCAGTGGTCGTCGATTTTTTCGCTAC ATGGTGTAATCCCTGTAGGCTTCTTACTCCACGCTTAGAGTCTATAATATCAgaaaataaaggaaaaattGTTCTAGCTAAAGTGGATATTGACGAACAGACAGACCTTGCATTAGACTATGATATTAGTTCTGTACCTGTTCTTGTTGCTATAAAGAATGGTAAAGTACAGGAGCGCTTAGTGGGATTACAAGATACAGATAAACTCAGAAAATGGATTAACCAGTTTACATCTGAGGATTCCGAAGCTaaagtaaaaacataa